In the Nicotiana tabacum cultivar K326 chromosome 16, ASM71507v2, whole genome shotgun sequence genome, one interval contains:
- the LOC107790831 gene encoding UPF0481 protein At3g47200-like has product MSLESEMVDIITISRLQSIPRRRQIPKVPLFMRIDNQNSDDYDPKVVSLGPYHHGKPELNFVEDFKPKSLEMFIHGSNKNQNFFLEKILEEIEDVRSCYLEEVTNKYNDYDFARMMLLDACFVLNDIEIVTRSTPNSASKQTNTIKHLGIAVYLITRRDLYLLENQVPFRILKLLVTLRYGDDEGSDQYYPFENKVKSYCSQMFFDKQEDNIEENAMMEIEPPHLLEVFRRVLVTGNDEEVINVKQSRCDFIFDYFLDRFRKNHELVHKPALLINVFRSVMDLKSKGIHFRPSGIDSLKGVRFTSHYYYAKLKLPCWYVSTYTKVFFMNMIAYELCPNSPNDRAVVSYINFMKSLIISPNDVKELREEKIIFNTLGSDEEVVQVYKGLKTYGADDPLIFKNVKRNIQEHYNSKGKTWIAELIDTYFNSPWSLTALVVTIFLTFLTVVQTYYGSPFYHSHEENM; this is encoded by the exons ATGTCCTTAGAATCTGAAATGGTGGACATCATTACAATCTCAAGACTACAATCTATACCAAGAAGGCGTCAAATACCAAAAGTTCCATTATTCATGAGAATTGACAATCAAAATAGTGATGACTATGATCCTAAAGTGGTTTCATTGGGACCTTACCATCATGGAAAGCCAGAGCTCAATTTTGTTGAAGATTTCAAGCCTAAGTCTCTAGAAATGTTCATTCATGGCAgtaataaaaatcaaaattttttCCTCGAAAAAATTCTCGAGGAGATCGAGGATGTTAGAAGTTGTTACCTCGAAGAAGTCACGAATAAGTATAACGACTATGATTTTGCTCGAATGATGCTCCTTGACGCATGTTTTGTTCTAAATGATATCGAGATAGTAACAAGGTCTACACCAAATTCTGCCTCTAAACAAACCAACACAATCAAGCATCTTGGTATTGCAGTTTATTTGATCACTAGACGTGACCTATATTTGCTCGAAAATCAG GTACCCTTTCGGATTCTCAAGCTCTTGGTTACGTTGAGATATGGTGATGATGAAGGTAGTGATCAATATTATCCATTTGAAAACAAAGTGAAAAGCTATTGTTCTCAAATGTTTTTTGATAAGCAAGAGGACAACATAGAAGAGAACGCGATGATGGAGATAGAACCTCCTCACCTTCTTGAAGTTTTTCGACGAGTACTTGTCACTGGTAACGATGAAGAAGTAATTAATGTCAAACAATCGCGTTGTGATTTCATCTTTGATTATTTTCTTGATCGTTTTAGAAAGAATCATGAACTAGTACACAAACCAGCATTGCTCATAAATGTGTTTCGTTCAGTTATGGATTTAAAATCAAAGGGCATTCATTTTAGGCCTAGTGGAATTGATTCTTTAAAAGGTGTAAGATTTACATCTCACTATTACTATGCAAAACTCAAATTACCATGTTGGTATGTTTCAACATACACTAAAGTATTTTTCATGAACATGATAGCTTATGAATTGTGCCCAAATAGTCCTAATGATAGAGCTGTGGTATCTTACATAAATTTCATGAAATCTCTCATTATTTCACCTAATGATGTGAAAGAACTAAGAGAAGAGAAGATTATATTCAACACATTGGGAAGTGATGAAGAAGTTGTACAAGTTTACAAAGGATTAAAGACTTATGGGGCAGATGATCCTTTAATTTTCAAGAATGTGAAGAGGAATATTCAAGAACATTATAATAGCAAAGGGAAGACTTGGATTGCTGAATTAATAGATACATATTTTAATAGTCCATGGTCTCTAACTGCTTTAGTTGTTACTATTTTTCTTACTTTCTTGACTGTTGTTCAGACTTACTATGGTAGCCCATTTTATCATTCTCATGAAGagaatatgtga
- the LOC107790832 gene encoding metal tolerance protein 10-like: protein MEIVGSNGGDHGGATHQPVPLSSSSPSASWRLNIGEFRVPEYGTGDHRQSFSLRRLLRRPSKKQGKVAEYYEKQERLLEGFNEMDTVHESGFLPGSLTEDEMKQLAKSERMAIHVSNIANLILFIAKIYASIASRSLAVIASTLDSLLDLLSGFILWFTVYAMKKPNQYHYPIGKKRMQPVGIIVFASVMATLGLQILFESGKELIYKSRPNTDSEKEKWMIGIMVSVTVVKFLLMLYCRRFKNEIVRAYAQDHFFDVITNSVGLVTAVLAIRFCWWIDPMGAILIALYTIGTWAKTVIENMRSLIGRTAPPEFLAKLTYLIWNHHKEIKHIDTVRAYTFGANYFVEVDIVLPEDMLLSQAHNIGETLQEKLEQLPDVERAFVHVDFEFTHRPEHKTMV, encoded by the exons ATGGAGATCGTTGGCAGCAACGGCGGTGATCATGGCGGCGCCACCCATCAGCCGGTGCCGTTATCTTCCTCTTCACCGTCGGCGTCGTGGAGGCTGAATATAGGGGAGTTTCGTGTCCCTGAATATGGCACTGGTGATCATCGTCAATCTTTCAGTTTACGTCGACTCTTGCGTCGCCCTTCTA AAAAACAAGGCAAAGTAGCTGAATATTACGAGAAGCAAGAAAGGTTGCTTGAAGGGTTCAATGAGATGGACACTGTTCATGAATCTGGCTTTTTACCCGGAAGTCTAACCGAG GATGAAATGAAGCAGCTTGCTAAGAGTGAAAGGATGGCAATTCATGTATCAAACATAGCAAATTTGATTCTTTTCATTGCAAAAATCTATGCTTCTATTGCAAGCAGATCTTTGGCTGTGATTGCATCAACTTTGGACTCTCTCTTAGACTTATTGTCTGGATTTATTCTGTGGTTCACTGTTTATGCTATGAAAAAACCAAACCAATACCACTATCCAATTGGTAAAAAGAGAATGCAGCCTGTG GGTATTATTGTCTTCGCATCTGTGATGGCAACTCTTGGATTACAAATACTATTTGAGTCTGGTAAGGAACTCATATATAAG TCTCGTCCTAATACGGATTCTGAGAAGGAAAAATGGATGATTGGGATCATGGTCTCTGTCACTGTGGTAAAATTTCTGCTGATGTTGTATTGTCGAAGATTCAAGAATGAAATTGTAAGAGCCTATGCTCAAGACCATTTCTTTGATGTCATTACCAACTCTGTTGGATTAGTGACTGCAGTTTTAGCAATTCGATTCTGCTGGTGGATTGATCCCATGGGAGCTATATTG ATAGCACTATACACAATTGGCACATGGGCAAAGACAGTAATCGAAAACATGCGATCACTCATCGGAAGAACAGCTCCAccagaatttctggcgaaattgACATATCTTATATGGAATCATCACAAAGAGATAAAGCACATTGACACAGTGAGAGCATACACATTTGGTGCAAATTACTTTGTGGAAGTTGATATAGTTTTGCCAGAGGACATGCTTCTAAGCCAAGCACATAATATTGGTGAAACATTGCAAGAAAAATTAGAGCAGCTTCCTGATGTTGAGAGAGCTTTTGTGCATGTTGATTTCGAGTTCACTCATAGACCAGAGCACAAGACTATGGTCTAA
- the LOC107790833 gene encoding putative methyltransferase PMT7 translates to MGSWINMRAFDWNTGQTIMIALLVMVGSFYTGTLFGQNPSLYLPQQEQEQLQQQQQLSLASNFSSSEFTSGALKFKNKVSLSYRVIPLKIPETGVNVCPLKFNEYIPCHDMSYVKELMPKLDLSRKEELERHCPSVDRRLFCLVPPPTDYKIPIRWPISRDYVWRSNVNHTRLAEVKGGQNWVHEKDQLWWFPGGGTHFKHGAPEYIERLGNMTTNERGDLRSAGVFQVLDVGCGVASFSAYLLPLSIETMSFAPKDGHENQIQFALERGIGAMISALGTKQLPYPSNSFEMVHCSRCRVDWHENDGILLKEVNRLLRSDGYFVYSAPPAYRKDKDFPQIWDKLVNLTSGMCWKLIAREVQTAIWIKQEDNSCLQHNAEEKLVNICDSQDDFKPSWKTPLRNCITLSDTSSNTKKLPPRPQRLSEYSQSLSRLGIDREKFLADTIYWQDQVRHYWRLMNVEEKEIRNVMDMSASLGGFAVALSTWPVWVMNVVPVTMNNTLSAVYDRGLIGTFHDWCEPFSTYPRSYDLLHANNLLSHYKGREEGCLVEDIMLEMDRIIRPQGFIIIRDEEAIISRIQVLAPKFLWDVQLHYLEDDQRKMGPVLFCRKRFWAIV, encoded by the exons ATGGGATCTTGGATAAACATGAGGGCATTTGATTGGAATACAGGGCAAACAATTATGATAGCCCTTTTGGTAATGGTAGGATCTTTTTATACTGGCACACTTTTTGGGCAAAACCCATCTTTGTATTTGCCTCAACAAGAGCAAGAACAGCTTCAACAGCAACAACAATTGTCTCTTGCTTCTAATTTTAGTTCCTCAGAATTTACCTCAg GTGCTTTGAAGTTTAAAAACAAGGTGTCTCTTTCGTATCGGGTGATACCGTTGAAAATCCCTGAAACTGGGGTAAATGTTTGTCCTTTGAAATTTAACGAGTATATCCCATGTCATGACATGTCTTATGTTAAAGAGCTAATGCCAAAACTAGATCTTTCAAGGAAAGAAGAGCTGGAGAGGCATTGTCCTTCGGTTGACAGGCGCTTGTTCTGCTTGGTGCCACCTCCAACTGATTATAAGATACCAATAAGGTGGCCGATTAGCAGGGACTATGTGTGGCGGAGCAATGTGAACCATACGCGTCTTGCAGAGGTAAAAGGTGGACAAAATTGGGTGCACGAGAAGGATCAACTTTGGTGGTTTCCGGGTGGTGGAACTCATTTCAAGCATGGGGCTCCAGAGTATATTGAGAG GTTAGGAAATATGACAACTAATGAGAGAGGTGACTTGCGTTCTGCAGGGGTATTTCAAGTGCTTGATGTTGGTTGTGGGGTTGCCAGTTTCTCCGCCTATCTTCTTCCTTTAAGTATAGAAACAATGTCCTTTGCTCCCAAAGATGGTCATGAGAATCAAATTCAGTTCGCTTTGGAACGAGGAATTGGTGCTATGATATCTGCTTTAGGAACAAAGCAGCTACCATATCCTAGTAACTCTTTTGAGATGGTGCATTGTTCCAGATGTCGAGTTGATTGGCATGAAAATG ATGGTATTCTACTCAAAGAAGTGAACCGCCTATTAAGATCAGATGGATATTTCGTCTATTCAGCTCCACCAGCTTATAGAAAGGATAAGGATTTTCCACAGATATGGGACAAATTAGTAAACCTGACTTCAGGAATGTGCTGGAAGCTCATTGCACGGGAAGTTCAAACAGCAATATGGATTAAGCAAGAAGATAATTCATGTCTCCAGCATAACGCAGAGGAGAAACTCGTAAACATATGTGATTCTCAGGATGATTTTAAACCATCATGGAAAACACCTCTGAGGAACTGCATTACCCTAAGTGACACATCATCTAATACAAAGAAACTACCGCCTCGGCCACAACGTCTTTCAGAGTATTCACAAAGTCTTAGTCGGCTAG GTATTGATCGTGAAAAGTTCTTGGCGGATACAATTTATTGGCAAGATCAAGTTCGCCATTACTGGAGACTGATGAATGTAGAAGAGAAAGAAATACGTAATGTAATGGACATGAGTGCTTCCCTTGGTGGATTTGCCGTCGCCCTCAGTACATGGCCTGTCTGGGTGATGAATGTAGTTCCTGTAACGATGAACAACACCCTTTCTGCCGTTTATGACAGGGGTCTTATAGGCACTTTTCATGACTG GTGTGAGCCATTCTCCACATACCCACGCTCTTATGATTTATTGCATGCCAATAATCTTCTCTCTCACTACAAAGGCCGTGAAGAAGGTTGTTTGGTCGAGGATATCATGCTGGAAATGGATCGTATTATACGACCTCAG GGATTTATCATTATCAGAGATGAAGAAGCCATCATATCGCGTATACAAGTTCTTGCACCAAAATTTCTTTGGGACGTCCAATTACATTATCTAGAAGACGATCAGAGAAAAATGGGACCAGTCTTATTTTGCCGGAAAAGGTTTTGGGCCATTGTGTAA